In Moritella sp. F3, one DNA window encodes the following:
- a CDS encoding glycosyltransferase, whose amino-acid sequence MKILHVIESGGFYGAERVLIELMLGIKVLGHDTALLSFGYKGQKEKEFETICRKYGIEVNSMRVSKLGSFCINQYIKNFAEGNSFDVVHSHGYKFNIIFGLMPKRNRFKCICSTVHGYVSAPIYSRMALYQYLDKYALKQLNRIFLVSQNMTSLPNIQSLASSQYAVIENGIGGYSPECPVDDRLNHFIHNKTTRLMGAGRLAAEKNFDSLIETLPKLIEHDPNTGLVIFGSGPEEDRLRNKIRLLDLDKHVLLFGFVESLLSYFNYFDVFVMPSITEGTPIALLEAMQARLPCVVTDVGGMPHMLGHGRGGWIVPAKDPIALQIAISKSLIRSHNQIKINFSYDRAMHEFNYLHMSRQYVSEYKSVLAVTSLPM is encoded by the coding sequence ATGAAAATATTGCACGTGATAGAGAGTGGTGGTTTTTATGGCGCTGAAAGAGTTTTAATTGAATTGATGCTGGGAATCAAAGTACTCGGTCATGATACCGCTTTACTTAGCTTTGGTTATAAAGGGCAAAAAGAAAAAGAATTTGAAACTATTTGCCGCAAATACGGTATAGAAGTTAATTCCATGCGGGTAAGTAAGCTGGGTTCGTTCTGCATAAATCAATATATAAAAAATTTTGCAGAGGGTAACAGTTTTGATGTTGTCCATTCCCACGGTTATAAATTTAATATAATTTTTGGTTTAATGCCAAAACGAAATCGTTTTAAATGTATTTGTTCTACGGTACATGGTTACGTGTCTGCCCCTATATATAGTCGAATGGCGCTTTATCAATATCTGGATAAGTATGCATTAAAACAATTGAATCGAATTTTTCTAGTTAGCCAAAATATGACAAGCCTGCCAAATATCCAAAGCTTAGCATCAAGCCAATATGCAGTGATTGAAAATGGCATTGGTGGCTACAGTCCTGAGTGTCCGGTTGATGATCGATTAAATCATTTTATTCATAATAAAACCACGCGCTTGATGGGTGCGGGTCGTCTCGCGGCTGAAAAAAATTTTGATTCTCTTATCGAGACATTACCTAAATTAATTGAACATGACCCAAACACTGGACTTGTTATATTTGGCTCGGGACCTGAAGAAGATCGATTACGAAATAAAATAAGATTATTAGATCTAGATAAGCATGTTCTATTATTTGGTTTTGTGGAGTCACTGCTGAGCTATTTTAATTATTTTGATGTTTTTGTTATGCCTTCAATTACAGAGGGCACGCCTATCGCTTTACTTGAAGCTATGCAGGCGAGACTACCATGTGTTGTTACTGATGTTGGCGGCATGCCACATATGCTAGGTCACGGTCGTGGTGGATGGATAGTGCCAGCGAAAGATCCTATTGCGTTGCAAATAGCCATTTCAAAAAGTTTAATTCGAAGTCACAATCAAATTAAAATTAATTTCTCTTATGATCGCGCCATGCATGAATTTAATTATCTGCATATGAGTAGGCAGTACGTGAGTGAATATAAAAGTGTGCTGGCCGTAACATCTCTTCCAATGTAA